A stretch of the Arthrobacter sp. PAMC 25486 genome encodes the following:
- a CDS encoding Mur ligase family protein: MADLVGAPHPALNGGEDSLRVTGASLDSRTIQRGDLYLALPGAKAHGAQFAGPAIAAGAVAVLTDDAGSRLLGAAYSVPVLTVADARAVTGAVAAAIYGGAGTAALELFAVTGTNGKTTTTYFLNSLLQALGKTTGLIGTIEILAGGEAIPSKLTTPESTDVHGLLALMAEKGLAAASMEVSSHALAFGRVDAVEFNVAGFTNLTQDHLDLHGGMEGYFTTKAALFTPAHTKAAVITVDDEWGSRMAAAATVPTTTLSTSAATETADGPDTTSGPAADWQVHNVRRDGIGSAFTLRGPNNAALHARTGLPGDFNVANAALALLMVTTALLAQAGQGDSAVGGVEEGREKAVLARLQAVLDTHDPFTIEVPGRMQLVGTAPVAVVDFAHNPDALERALNAVRPVEAGARLIAVFGATGERDATKRPIMGAVVARGADVVIITDDDPHDEDPAAIRADVLAGARETNEKESLGRVVEEFGQRADAIARAVELAGPADVILVAGRGHEVFQEVKGINISLDDRVELRAALAARGFPLTNASTIESSTDD; the protein is encoded by the coding sequence CTGGCCGACCTTGTGGGCGCGCCCCATCCTGCCCTGAACGGCGGCGAGGACTCCCTCCGGGTGACGGGGGCCAGCCTGGATTCGCGCACCATTCAGCGCGGCGACCTGTACCTTGCCCTGCCCGGGGCCAAGGCACACGGCGCCCAGTTTGCGGGTCCGGCCATTGCGGCAGGTGCTGTTGCGGTGTTGACGGACGACGCCGGATCCCGGCTTTTGGGGGCTGCATACAGTGTTCCGGTGCTCACCGTGGCAGATGCCCGGGCCGTCACCGGTGCCGTTGCTGCCGCGATTTACGGTGGCGCCGGCACGGCCGCCCTCGAGCTCTTTGCCGTGACGGGCACCAACGGCAAAACCACCACCACCTACTTTTTGAACTCCCTGCTGCAGGCGCTGGGGAAAACCACCGGGCTGATCGGCACCATTGAGATTTTGGCCGGCGGCGAAGCCATCCCGAGCAAGCTGACCACCCCTGAGTCGACGGATGTGCACGGCCTGCTGGCACTCATGGCGGAAAAGGGCCTGGCCGCCGCCTCGATGGAAGTTTCATCGCACGCCCTGGCGTTTGGCCGGGTCGATGCCGTGGAGTTCAACGTTGCAGGTTTCACGAACCTCACCCAAGACCACCTGGACCTGCACGGCGGCATGGAAGGCTATTTCACCACGAAGGCCGCCCTGTTCACCCCGGCCCACACGAAAGCGGCCGTTATTACGGTCGACGATGAGTGGGGCTCGCGCATGGCGGCTGCGGCAACGGTCCCCACCACCACGCTGTCCACATCGGCCGCCACGGAAACAGCCGACGGCCCGGACACCACATCCGGCCCCGCCGCCGACTGGCAGGTGCACAACGTGCGCCGCGACGGCATCGGATCCGCCTTCACCCTGCGCGGCCCCAACAATGCCGCGCTGCATGCCCGCACCGGACTGCCGGGGGACTTCAACGTTGCCAACGCCGCCCTTGCGCTGCTCATGGTGACGACAGCGCTGCTGGCGCAGGCAGGGCAGGGGGACTCCGCCGTCGGAGGTGTTGAAGAGGGGCGCGAAAAAGCCGTGCTGGCCCGCCTGCAGGCCGTTCTCGACACCCACGACCCGTTCACGATCGAGGTGCCCGGGCGCATGCAGCTCGTGGGCACCGCCCCCGTTGCCGTGGTTGATTTTGCCCACAACCCCGACGCACTGGAACGCGCCCTCAACGCAGTGAGGCCCGTTGAGGCAGGCGCCAGGCTGATAGCGGTCTTTGGCGCCACGGGGGAGCGGGACGCCACAAAGCGGCCCATCATGGGTGCCGTGGTGGCCAGGGGTGCCGACGTGGTCATTATCACCGACGACGACCCACACGACGAGGACCCTGCCGCCATCCGCGCCGACGTCCTGGCCGGCGCCCGTGAGACCAATGAAAAGGAGTCGCTGGGGCGCGTTGTCGAAGAGTTTGGCCAGCGTGCCGACGCCATCGCACGCGCCGTCGAACTGGCCGGACCGGCCGACGTGATCCTCGTCGCCGGACGCGGCCATGAAGTTTTCCAGGAAGTCAAGGGAATCAATATTTCCCTCGACGACCGGGTTGAATTGCGCGCCGCCCTGGCCGCCCGCGGATTCCCGCTCACCAATGCAAGCACGATAGAGTCCTCAACTGATGATTGA
- the murF gene encoding UDP-N-acetylmuramoyl-tripeptide--D-alanyl-D-alanine ligase yields MIDFSAAQIAELTNGTLSAGTDPATRINMATIATDSRELVPGGMYVAKAGENADGHDFLAAAFGSGAVLALAEREVAMDDAGTPFPAVIVADAVLAMGTLAAAVVARIREHSVLDVIGITGSAGKTTTKDLLAGILSAAGETVAPVGSYNGEVGVPLTVFRAVESTRYLIIEMGATKMGQISYLSNIVHPDLGVVLCVGSAHAGEFGSIDNIAQAKGELVAALAPNGRALLNYDDARVRAMAARSSAPVTFFSSADAAEGAAPADAVQARKVRTNEDGQPEFELTFPGVDGAFQVSSKLLGLHHVTNLLAAASAAHALGMAPEAIAASLNSQTATSRHRMERTDRSDGVSIINDAYNANPESMRAALRTLAELGGSGARRTWAVLGEMLELGDDSVLEHDAVGRVAVRLNISRLLVVGTGARAMHVGAVMEGSWGNESMFLPDADAAEEILRAELAPGDIVLFKSSNGAGLRFLGDRIALPTGNDPTKPSDTTTGERTAQP; encoded by the coding sequence ATGATTGATTTTTCCGCGGCACAGATTGCCGAACTGACCAACGGCACGCTGTCTGCCGGCACCGACCCCGCCACACGCATCAATATGGCCACGATTGCCACCGATTCGCGTGAGCTGGTCCCCGGCGGCATGTACGTGGCCAAGGCCGGCGAAAATGCCGACGGCCACGACTTCCTGGCCGCCGCGTTCGGCTCCGGTGCCGTGCTGGCCCTCGCCGAGCGCGAGGTTGCCATGGACGACGCCGGAACTCCCTTCCCGGCTGTCATCGTCGCCGACGCCGTCCTCGCCATGGGGACGCTCGCCGCCGCCGTGGTGGCCCGCATCCGCGAGCACTCCGTCCTTGACGTCATTGGCATCACCGGCTCGGCCGGCAAGACCACCACGAAGGACCTCCTGGCCGGCATCCTGTCCGCCGCAGGGGAGACGGTGGCCCCGGTGGGTTCCTACAACGGTGAGGTCGGTGTGCCGTTGACGGTGTTCCGCGCCGTGGAAAGCACCCGCTACCTGATCATTGAAATGGGCGCCACGAAGATGGGGCAGATCAGCTACCTGAGCAATATTGTGCACCCCGACCTCGGCGTTGTACTGTGCGTTGGCAGCGCGCATGCCGGCGAATTCGGCTCCATCGACAACATCGCCCAAGCCAAGGGTGAACTGGTTGCGGCCCTGGCCCCCAACGGCCGCGCCCTGCTGAACTACGACGACGCCCGCGTCCGTGCCATGGCGGCACGTTCCAGTGCGCCGGTGACGTTCTTCAGCAGCGCCGACGCCGCCGAAGGCGCCGCCCCGGCGGACGCGGTTCAGGCCCGCAAGGTGCGCACCAACGAGGACGGCCAGCCCGAGTTTGAGCTGACCTTCCCCGGCGTCGACGGCGCCTTCCAGGTCAGCAGCAAACTCCTGGGCCTGCACCATGTGACCAACCTGCTGGCCGCAGCGTCTGCGGCGCACGCCCTGGGCATGGCCCCCGAGGCCATAGCGGCCTCGCTCAACAGCCAAACTGCCACGAGCCGGCACCGGATGGAGCGCACCGACCGTTCCGACGGGGTGAGCATCATCAACGACGCCTACAACGCCAACCCGGAATCCATGCGCGCAGCACTGCGCACCCTCGCCGAACTCGGCGGCAGCGGCGCACGCCGCACCTGGGCGGTGCTGGGGGAGATGCTCGAACTTGGAGACGACTCGGTCCTGGAACACGACGCGGTGGGCCGTGTGGCAGTGCGGCTGAACATTTCCCGCCTGCTCGTGGTGGGCACCGGCGCACGGGCCATGCACGTGGGGGCCGTCATGGAGGGTTCCTGGGGCAACGAGTCAATGTTCCTCCCGGACGCCGACGCCGCCGAGGAGATCCTGCGCGCCGAGCTCGCCCCCGGCGACATAGTTTTGTTCAAGTCCTCGAATGGCGCAGGCCTGCGCTTCCTGGGTGATCGGATAGCATTACCCACGGGGAATGACCCCACCAAGCCCAGCGACACCACCACCGGCGAAAGGACTGCCCAGCCATGA
- the mraY gene encoding phospho-N-acetylmuramoyl-pentapeptide-transferase, translating into MIALLIGVGLALAFAMIGTPIFIRFLVKQGYGQIIREDGPTSHQIKRGTPTMGGTVVVGSVVAAYFITHLIVWLINDKSTGPTASGLLMIYLMVGMGLVGFLDDFLKITKQHNTGLNPKGKLIGQAVVGISFAIMALGFPNSAGLTPASTFISFARDIPSLNLAFAGAGLGVVLFVLWSNLIITAATNGVNLTDGLDGLATGAAILVFGAYTLIGMWQFSQACGSRKVPSDSVCYEVRDPLDLALLAAIMFAALIGFLWWNTSPAKIFMGDTGSLAIGGAIAGFAILSRTELLLPIIGGLFVLISCSVIIQVGFFKLSKGKRVFLMAPLQHHFELKGWKEVTVVVRFWILAGLMVAVGLGAFYAEWIVRL; encoded by the coding sequence ATGATTGCATTGCTCATCGGCGTCGGCTTGGCCCTGGCCTTTGCCATGATCGGGACCCCCATCTTCATCCGTTTCCTTGTTAAGCAGGGATACGGACAGATCATTCGTGAAGACGGGCCCACCTCGCACCAGATCAAGCGCGGCACCCCCACCATGGGCGGCACCGTGGTTGTCGGTTCCGTAGTGGCGGCCTACTTCATCACGCACTTGATTGTGTGGCTCATCAACGACAAATCCACCGGGCCCACCGCGTCCGGACTCCTCATGATCTACCTCATGGTGGGCATGGGGCTGGTTGGTTTCCTTGATGACTTCCTGAAAATTACCAAGCAGCACAACACAGGGCTGAACCCCAAGGGCAAGCTCATCGGCCAGGCGGTGGTGGGGATCTCCTTCGCCATCATGGCCCTCGGCTTCCCGAACAGTGCCGGGCTCACCCCGGCCAGTACGTTCATCTCCTTTGCCCGCGACATCCCCTCGCTGAACCTGGCCTTTGCCGGGGCAGGCCTGGGCGTGGTGCTGTTTGTGCTCTGGTCCAACCTGATCATCACGGCCGCCACCAACGGTGTGAACCTCACCGACGGACTGGACGGGCTGGCCACGGGCGCCGCCATCCTGGTCTTCGGCGCCTACACGCTGATCGGAATGTGGCAGTTCAGCCAGGCCTGCGGCTCCCGCAAGGTGCCCTCGGACTCGGTCTGCTACGAGGTGCGCGACCCGCTGGACCTGGCCCTGCTGGCCGCGATCATGTTCGCGGCCCTGATCGGCTTCCTGTGGTGGAACACGTCCCCGGCCAAGATCTTCATGGGCGACACCGGTTCCCTCGCCATCGGCGGTGCCATCGCCGGCTTCGCCATCCTCTCCCGCACCGAACTGCTGCTGCCCATCATTGGCGGCCTGTTCGTGCTGATCTCCTGCTCCGTCATCATCCAGGTGGGCTTCTTCAAACTGTCCAAGGGCAAGCGCGTCTTCCTCATGGCACCGCTCCAGCACCACTTTGAGCTCAAGGGCTGGAAGGAAGTGACCGTTGTGGTCCGCTTCTGGATTCTGGCCGGGCTGATGGTGGCCGTGGGTCTGGGCGCTTTTTACGCTGAATGGATTGTGCGACTGTGA
- the murD gene encoding UDP-N-acetylmuramoyl-L-alanine--D-glutamate ligase gives MDCATVSAVDNRLDALTSWDANWAGLRVVVTGLGKTGFSVADTLAELGAHVVVVAAADDAEALANADTLKIVGVKEVILGPEHSTVLPLVDGQRAELVVTSPGFRPSHPLLAAAAEAGIPIWGDVELAWRVRVKEGRKTAEWITITGTNGKTTTTTMVESMLQAAGLRAIAAGNIGTPILDAVRDPEGWDALAVELSTFQLHWCESLEPVSSVCLNLAEDHVDWHGSFDAYAADKAKIYTNTKVACVYNAEQLETERMVENADVREGCRAVGFTTGMPAISMIGVVEGLLVDRAFIAERKDSAAELANVSDIGELVPRHLVANAAAAAALVLAYGLKPADVRAGLVNYHNGEHRIQPVATSEGVLWVNDSKATNPHAAAASLASFNPVIWIAGGLSKGVDYDALIKTHAARLKAVVLIGTDSSALEGSLARHAPGVQLLKTRAEGGRHADASALRGDAVMAEAVAMAASLARDGDTVLMAPASASMDQFTSYAHRGEAFIDAVRELLEARASASRES, from the coding sequence ATGGATTGTGCGACTGTGAGCGCCGTGGACAACCGACTTGATGCGCTGACCAGCTGGGACGCAAATTGGGCCGGCCTGCGCGTTGTTGTCACCGGCTTAGGCAAGACCGGCTTCTCCGTGGCGGACACCCTGGCCGAGTTAGGTGCCCACGTTGTGGTGGTTGCCGCCGCGGACGACGCCGAGGCGCTGGCCAACGCCGACACCCTCAAGATTGTGGGGGTCAAGGAGGTCATCCTTGGACCGGAGCACTCCACCGTCCTGCCCCTGGTTGACGGACAGCGTGCGGAACTGGTGGTGACCAGCCCCGGCTTCCGGCCGAGCCACCCACTGCTGGCCGCTGCAGCGGAGGCGGGCATCCCCATCTGGGGCGATGTGGAGCTGGCCTGGCGTGTCCGGGTGAAGGAAGGCCGCAAAACGGCGGAATGGATCACCATCACCGGCACCAACGGCAAAACCACCACCACCACCATGGTCGAGTCCATGCTGCAGGCTGCCGGGCTGCGCGCCATCGCCGCCGGCAACATCGGCACGCCCATCCTCGACGCCGTCCGCGACCCTGAGGGCTGGGATGCACTCGCCGTGGAACTATCCACGTTCCAGCTGCACTGGTGCGAATCCCTGGAGCCCGTCTCCAGCGTGTGCCTGAACCTGGCGGAGGACCACGTCGACTGGCATGGCAGCTTCGACGCCTACGCCGCCGACAAGGCCAAGATCTACACCAACACCAAAGTTGCCTGCGTCTACAACGCGGAACAATTGGAAACCGAACGCATGGTTGAAAACGCCGATGTGCGCGAAGGCTGCCGCGCCGTGGGCTTCACCACCGGAATGCCGGCGATCAGCATGATCGGCGTGGTTGAGGGTCTGCTCGTTGACCGGGCCTTCATCGCAGAACGCAAGGACTCGGCGGCCGAACTGGCCAACGTCAGCGACATTGGCGAACTTGTGCCCCGGCACCTCGTGGCCAACGCGGCAGCCGCGGCAGCCCTGGTGCTTGCCTACGGGCTCAAGCCGGCGGATGTCCGTGCAGGCCTGGTCAATTACCACAACGGCGAACACCGGATCCAGCCTGTCGCCACCTCCGAGGGCGTGCTCTGGGTCAACGACTCCAAGGCCACAAACCCGCACGCGGCAGCAGCCTCACTGGCATCCTTCAACCCCGTCATCTGGATCGCAGGCGGACTGTCCAAGGGCGTCGACTACGACGCGCTCATCAAAACCCATGCGGCCCGGCTGAAGGCAGTCGTGCTCATCGGCACCGACAGTTCCGCGCTGGAAGGCTCGCTGGCCCGGCACGCACCCGGCGTGCAACTGTTGAAAACCCGCGCCGAAGGCGGACGGCACGCCGACGCCTCCGCACTGCGCGGGGACGCAGTCATGGCCGAGGCCGTCGCCATGGCGGCGTCACTGGCACGTGACGGGGACACGGTGCTGATGGCACCGGCGTCGGCCTCCATGGACCAGTTCACCTCCTACGCGCACCGTGGCGAAGCGTTCATCGACGCCGTCCGGGAGCTGTTGGAAGCACGGGCAAGCGCCTCAAGGGAGTCATAG